From the genome of Clavelina lepadiformis chromosome 2, kaClaLepa1.1, whole genome shotgun sequence:
CGATCGAATAACaatcttttaaatattttactttgaatCAAAGCCGATGGAAGAAAcgttgatttaattttttctacCAAGAGTGCGACAGTGCACTTGCTTCGCTGAGAAAAGACATTCGCTGAAGGTGTGCTTCAAGAGAACGTAATATAAGCCaaatcagtggttcccaaccgcggctcttagagccgcatgcggctccaaggtagctttcttgcggctctcaatgacccctgaaaatcccacaaaaaaataaaaaatctatttgtaataattagggcgattattttttgacttgtcaaaaaaagtcaaaaattggtcaaaatttatagcgttaggtcaaaattgtttacaaatttttcattttacatcttacagttacaccttgtagcctactttatactgttgtgaatggtccattgtctacttattgtgaatcataaaccgCCTCCTGAATCCTAAACCACAATTGCGCCCCGCTTTGACAAAGTTCTTAAAGCTCAAAGCCAAtgccaagttggacattaaattgacttgtgttatttttcttgttagtgttgctattcgtcggtacatgatttcatgctttaaaattttcgttataattacttgagtgttttcatgcggctccatacgtactatgaagtttgaaattcggccccgacaccaaaaaaggttgggaaccactgagcCAAATGGACAATATTACAGGAGTTATCACCGTTTTGAATGCCACGACAACAACAACTGTCCTTGAAAGGTAAGAAAAGTTACAACTTATAAGTCCGAAGTAAGAGTTTCGTCAATAATGGAAATCCGGCCTTGGATACCGTCGTTAAACTATTTGATTTCGCCACTTATCTTTGCAAGTTCATTCTTCATCGAAACAGTCGCTTGGTCCTGGCGGCTTTCGTTTCTGTGTGGAAGCTGAGTGACGGCGAACACGTCTGAACACGGAGTCTTTCCAGAGATGTCCAGTGCAATGGCTCGGGCGCTGGTAGAGAAGAAGTCTCTGCCGGTCTCTAGGTCTGCGGCTAACGTTTCCGATATTTGGCGGTTTTTCAAACCCCGGATCAATGCCAAGTAGAGTACCTCATTTTTCACAGGTGATTGATCGGCACCGATATACGCCATGTCGCCCTACTTCCGTAAAGCGTAGGCAAATGATCGTGTAGATTCATCGTGTTCTTGTACCCTATCCAAAATGCTGTTTTTTAATCTGCTGATTTCGGTCTTTGATTTTCCCGCTTCTGAAGCCCTTTTCACCAGCTCGTCGAACTCTAAGTCGTAGATGGAGGCATCTTTTCCTTGAATTTCCCAGAAAAAATCCTTATCGAAACTTTCGATGAGGAGGTGCTTCTTAAAATCTTGATTTGCCTTAACGCTGGCGCAGTAAGagttaaaaactttgagaaagtCCTGAAAGTCTTCATTGGACTTATATCTCGGTTGAGGCAACGTCACATTCAAAGCCATACTGTTAAGTAATCTCTTGATACCTATTTGACTGCGGgatcctggcgcgctcgccaactgtaaccaaactttctcTTAACCAGGAAACTTCCCGCTTGACAGCTAGTCATTTAGCTCTTTTGCCTCAATAACTTTTACTTGCATTTTCTTCGATAAAAACACCCATCTTACTTCTATAAAACCCAAACGTAACTGAAACTACACTCGCCCAGCACTTCCCAGCCGAGCGCAACACcacaccaaaacaaattccacgtaATGAGAGAATCAACGTGGGACGCTGAATACTAATTAAGCCCTCGGGGTAGCGAGACGAGACGTCACTAATGATCGAATAAAAACACGTGTACatttaaacaagtaaaatatgGCAGAACGTGAGCATGCTTAAAAATGACTAATGCgaacaacaatgaaataaaacaaacatacataaacaaacaaacataaaaatgacacaacaaaaaacacGTCCGACtaaatcaatcaataaaaggggTTCAGAAAAACAGTGTACATTATGATTGCTATAAAacgggtgcataaaaataatcccgtgacacaAGTACTAACTTTACtctttatttttatgatatttacatttcaaaGGTTTACCTCTTTGCTGTCCCCATACCCTACTTACTAAGAACTCTTTGGTCAACGCCTACGGAGCTTGTGCAACTTGAGAAAAATGTGAACTCATTGGAAGCGACTTTGCTAGGAATTATCTTTGCTTTCTGCAACGATTCCTATCTTTTCCACTTGTTTCTTATGAGTTACGAGCGTTTTGCTGCCATCAAATGGCCAATTTCCTCAAAATTGCAATCGGGCAAacgtatttgtttttaaattgttgcatTGTGGTTATTGTCAATAGCAGCAACAACTTACCTTGGTAAGAAAGTGGTTGAtcatttaaaagaacttaagagTTCACggctaaatttttttgttggttgTTGTTTCAGCTTGGTTTTCAAATGCAATCCGCCACACTTACTCTGTCTATTGCTTCCTGTTCATGCCGACCGTAAATTTTGCAGATGGGCGCCACCTCGAGGAGGATTTTTATTCATGTCTATTTTGTCAGCGGTTTACATGGTTATGGTAATAACGATTGAACAAACGTCTATTTCTTGCACAGACTGCGTTGTTCAAAATAGAGAACTAAgaactaaaaagtgtaaattGTGAGTTAAGATAAACGTGTTCTCAAATATCACAGAAAATTGATACCAACTGAGAAGAGACAAAGTTTCTTGACAAAATCGGAACAAGGTCTTGTAGTGAGCTATAGAGATAAATGGCTTACTTGGCCTATACCTGACTGGCTGACTTGGCCAACACCTACTTATAACTACTATATAAGTTTCGTTTTATAACAACGCTTTCTTACAAACTTTCTAGTTTAACAAGACACAAGCTTGTCTAAACCATAGATTAAACTGAGCAAAAACGCTATTTGCACTTTCGAATCAACAGATTATAGTTTATGGCGAAGTTTTGAGTAAAGTCACATATCATTTTGCTGTATTTACGTTTCATTTGAAACGAGCAATATAAACACAAGATTTGCAACGGTCTTGCcattttgcacattttgccGTCATTCTGTTCCTTTCCTTTGTACACTTAAAATTGGCAAAATAACGTTCGAGATATATATAAAGAGGTGGtcgttttagttttaaataaacGATTGTAACTAACAAGGAACTTTTCTCTAAATTTACTTGGTGCAACGGTCCGCCGTAAGAATAAAACAATCTCTTTGGAGAAAACAGGCGAACAAACTCTTCGTACAAACAGATGCTGCTTTATTCCAGGTTACAAAGGAAGAAGACATTTGTGTTTTgaagattaaattatttttgttgaaatggtGTCATTTACGTTTCTCATTTTTCATACATTTCTTATATGATGTATGGGGTTGAGAATAGCCATTTTTTATAACGCATTTGATTGCGAAATGGCGATGACTTCGTTTTTAGATTGATTTGATCGCCCCACAAAGGTTGTTCctgatttttgtttgatgtgcGTGCTAGGATCATGGATTTTTTCCGATcgaataacaatattttaaatattttactttgaatCAAAGCCGATGGAAGAAACgttgatttaaatttttctacCAAGAGTACGACAGTGCACTTGCTTCGCTGAGAAAAGACATTCGCTGAACATGTGCTTTAAGAGAACCCAATATAAGCCAAATGGACAATATTACAGGAATTATCAACGTTTTGAATGCCACGACAACAACAACTGTCCTTGAAAGGTAAGAAAAGTTACAACTTATAAGTTCTTCTTCTGAAAAAAACAGTCTAATGTAGATTTATTTTTCCGACCAAACAAAATCACGATCAAATTGAAACAAATGCCTATAATTTTCTATTTTGGAGCAACTTATTTGCGCATAGTTTTATCACTTACGTTTATAATAATCTTTAATGCTTTGCTGTCAAAGCAACGCGACACAGCTTCTTCAGTTGGAAAAAGCTAGAGAGTGGAAAGTCTTCTGTGGTCCCAAAACCAACgttatttgcaaacaaacgACAATAAACAATTGCATCACATGCAAGTATGACCTATGTGCAACCTATATACCAAcgtaaaagtaaaattataaagtcagttgacgttttgttgTTCTATTTTTCAGTCAGCCTTCTTTCTGGGTcgtgtttttttatttaattttgaacGGGATATGTGGTTTATTTGGGAATACAGCACTTATCGCTCATGCAATTACCCAATGgcgaaaaaaagaaaattgctgGCACTTGGTGAAAACGTCATTTGCGTTTTCACATCTTATAACAGGTAAGTTGATTGTCATCGTTCAAGTCatcgtttcaaaatgtttgatcATTTATTATCTAAAAGGAGAAAAAccgttataaattttttaaacaaaattcttaATTCTCATGGGTCTTAAATCCCAAGGTTTTTTCGTGCTATCAGTACCGGCACCAAATATTATTTGGACTTTGGAAGCTAGGCCTGCTGAAATAGAAGATATTTCTTGGAAACACAGAAGAGATTTAAGAGCAATGACGTGCGGACTCTTTGGGGTTTTCGGCGTTTTTGCCGCAATGATTCAATCGTTTTTCGTCAGCTACGAGCGCTTTTGTGCCATCAAGTGGCCATTGCTTACTATGAatcagtcaaccaaaaaaattgGCATAAAAATCGTCAGTACGTGGATCTTTACTGTTGTGGCTACCAGTTATGTTAGTAAGTAGTTATAAGTTAACTATTATAGTGGTGCTTGTGGTTAATTTACAGGTATAATTCCGTATGAAAGCATGAGCATTGGCCAGCTTTACTGTAACTTTCTGTTTGATGAGGTGAATATAAGTAGgtcaaacatttcatttagaAACTAAGGTCAAGTCtctttttaaatgcattttctaaCTGTTTATTACTCCGAGTGGATGACACGGCTCTGCAAGTATTAACTATTGTTTAGAGCTTAGGTTATTATATGAGTTAGCTTGGCAAGCCCTGATGTTCACTTAGAattgtttgtgattttcttttaTCATTTTAGCTTGGTTTCCTCAGTCGTATGATTTCATCTATTACTCCTTcctatttttttactttcccGATCTTCATACCGAGAATCTAATAGAAGCATTCATTCTAGTGACTTCGATCATCCTTTTTTACCTTGTGATTGTAAGTATAAAGTAGCTTAGCCTAAAGCGAAAGTGTTTCAAacgtaaattatttttgtctCTTTATTGCGTGCAATGTTTTAAAGATGTGTACTGTAACGTGAACGCTACCACCTGCAGCatgcatttaaattttacaacaaaggTTTTTAGAATGTTTAAGTCAAAGAATATATCATaaggaaatttatttttgcaaagctTCATGATTGACTTCCAACACTTACAGTGTTTAGGTACAACTTTGAAACTTTAAAGCTTATAAAGTATATCTATTTCAGAGAACGGAATGAAATAAGACAACGTCCAATTATATTATTCAATAATTCTATTATCTTCAATATTgatatgtttaaaatttgtcTATGAACCTTGTTGTTGATCATCCAAAACGAATAggataaattattttttgttttaattgaaaacaaaaaaaaaacggttATAACTATATAAACAAGGTTTGCAGCTGACGAGTTTGCAATatgatgttgttgttgttgttttacaaAGCGTAAATGCTTAATTCTTTATTGGCATATCATAAGTATTAGATTTACCTGAAAAACTGGAATATCTGGATAAGTTAACCGCTCTGACTtggtgcaattttttttaaaagaacaTGACAATTGTTGTCAGTAGTTTCTGATAAGAATTCACAAAATTGACTTCACTTCATTTGAATTGGTTTTGTTGATTAGGTTTTATCATTAAGGTATTTTTTGTccaaaagcattaaaatgcAATATAAAATCAAGTTTGTTTCTATGTGAATACATACCAACcaacaaaatgcaaaatttttaagacATCAATTGAGTTGATTTAATTTGATTCACTTCTTCCAGAAGAGTCGACTCGGCAATTCGCTTTTCATGATATGATTAAGACCCTGTTAGATACTAATTATGGTACTTTATATGATATACAACTCTTATCccaatgaaacaaaaaaaaactttactacAGCAagctttcaattgatttaagaTAATTTCAGCATATTATGCCCACAAATTGTCTGTTTTTGATGCTTTaaattatactttaatcatatTTGACTCGAGTTGACTCTAGTTGACTCTAACCAACTAATTATTTGACCATTTGCCTCCTAAGTATAAAGAGTATTTCACTTGATTGcaactttttatataaaagATTAAAATATGAGATACACAATTTCTTGTCAGTTCTATTATAACCCATAATCAATCTTTCTTTATATTTGCATTTACGCTTGCCAGGTGGCAGCTTGATTTTTGCCCAAATAAATCATATCAAAAGTGATTTAATTTGAATTAAGATCGATTTTCTATAGATTTTCTTCACCGGTGCTAGCGTCTTGTCAACCTATAAAGCAAACCTTGCCAGAAGCAGGATGATGGGTCGTAGTAATCAAGTCAGCCGTCTTTCACCAACTTACAAGACACTAGCTCTCGTAGCATCAATAGTAACCGCAATTGCCGGTAAGAAATTGTGAAAAAAGACTAACAATTTAATTGCTTACAAATTTAAGATAGTTAGCTATTAATTgatgtcattttattttcaaaactatgATCGATGTTTCTCTGCAGTGCCTACACTGATTGCATTTGGGTTGTATTACAACGAAATACAAGTTGATTTGTTCATGGCTATTTGCtccttttttgcttttacCTTTGGGTAAGTTAATGAATCAAACACAAACAATGTCAAGTTGCTTAAAGTATAcacataagtaaataacaaataagTAGAACATCTGCTTTGATTTTGGTAATTGTTCTATGGCTATGAAAGAATTAATcaagcaaaagttttaaatgcatttagttTCTTTGTTGACACTAATT
Proteins encoded in this window:
- the LOC143446598 gene encoding uncharacterized protein LOC143446598 yields the protein MMGRSNQVSRLSPTYKTLALVASIVTAIAVPTLIAFGLYYNEIQVDLFMAICSFFAFTFGFQNVLIFLWKDKDFRTFVKTSINNAYACVRKQLILNTKQANTSSTTTTV